The genomic region atcatcatgattgacagttgtgatcgcattattgtcggaggacacatattccaacaccatcCTGAGGGGCTAATGGATCACACTCCTTGCATTGTCAGAAACATTAAATTGGATGGAAGGAGATCCAATAGCTtcaaatactttaatatgtggagtgATGCTCCTAATTTTCTTGATACTGTAATGGGTGTTTGGAGTCAACAGATTGATGGTACAAAGATGTTTGGTGTGGTTAAGAAactgaaagctctaaagggaggCCTCAAAAATCTTAACAAAGAGTGTTTTTCTGATGTAGAACTCAAAGCCAGCAAAGCCATTCTTACCCTTGAGGATATTTAGCTACAACTACAGGACAATTATGATAACCCTGATCTTATTGCTCTTGAGTTGCAGGCAGTTGATGAGGTGAGATTCTGGTCTAAAGCAAGGGACAGTTTCCTATAGCAGAAAGCTAAGGCTTAGTGGATAGATGAAGGGGATAGCAATACAGCATATTTTCATAGTGTTATTAAGAAAAGATGCCTGAGAAACAAGATTGTTCAGATAGAAGACCAGAATGGTAACCTTTGTACTGATACAATCAGTATTCAGGATGCCTTCCTGAATTTCTACCAGGGCTTGTTGGGTAGCAAGAAGATGACTGAACAGGTGAGAAATGAGGTACTGCAAACAGGTTCTTTTTGTACTGAGCACCATGCCACATCATTATTATCTCCTGTCACTAAAGAAGAAATTAAAGGTGTAGTGTTCTCTATTCCTATTGACAAGGCTCCTGGGCCTGATGGCTACTCCAGTGGATTCTTCAGGGACTCTTGGGACATTGTTGGGGATGAGGTATGCAGTGCTATAATGGATTTCTTTGCTTCTGGTTGTCTGCTCACCCAGCTAAATGCAACTAACATCACTCTGATCCCTAAGTGTGACAGACCAACTGTTGTTAGTCATTTCAGACCAATAGCTTGTTGTAACCTGGTTTACAAGGTGATTTCTAAATTGCTTTGTAATAGGCTGTCTACAGTACTGCCTGATATTATTCATGAGAACCAAGAAGCTTTTATTAAAGGAAGGTCTATCATTGAAAATGTCCTTATTTGTCAGGACATCATTCATCTGTATTCCAGGAAAGCTGTCACTCCAAGATGCCTGTTCAAAATTGATTTACAAAAAGCCTATGACATGGTTGAGTGGGATTTTGTTGAACAGATGCTACATGGTCTCAAATTTCCACCTCACTTTATCCAGTTAGTTATGCAATGTGTAAGGTCTACCTCATTTACCTTGTCTCTGAATGGGAATAACTTTGGTTATTTTAAAGGACAAAGGGGACTGAGGCAGGGAGACCCTATCTCTCCTCTTCTATTTACTATCTGCATAGAGTACTTAACAAGACTGATTAAATTTGCTACAGATAGATGGCCTTTTCAATATCATCCACTTTGCAAGAATTTTAAGCTCACTCAtctcatgtttgctgatgatttgcTCCTTTTCTGCAAGGGTAAGCCCCAATCCATATGGCTTCTCATGAGAGCTTTCTCCTCATTCTCTAAGGCATCTGGTTTAGCCATGAACAATGCCAAATCTGAAATTTTCTTTAATGGAGTTTCTGAGGACATTAGAGAGGGTATAAAATAGGTGACTGGATTCAGGGAAGGCACCATGCCCTTCAGGTACCTGGGAGTGCCTATTAAAGCAGGCAGGCTCACGAAGCAGGAATATTCTACCTTAATTGAAAAGATGGTGGCTAGGATTAGAGGATTGGGAGCCAAGAAGCTTTCCTATGCTGGCAGGGTGACTCTCATCAATGTTGTTCTCAATACTCTTCAGAATTATTGGGCTCAAATGTTCATTATCCCAAAGAGCATCATTAACCATATTATGGCTATTTGCAGGAACTTTCTTTGGGATGGCTCCCCTGATTATCACAGAGTACCTCTTGTAGCCTGGGACAAGGTTACATTGCCTAAAAAAGAGGGAGGATTGGGGATTAAGAAAGCTGATACTTGGAATGTTGCCACTGTGGGTAAGCTGGTTAATTGGATCTACTGCAAAGCCGATAGGCTTTGGATTAAGTGGATAAATGATGTGTATATTAAAAATCAGGAATGGCATAGCTATTCTCCTCCTACTGATGCAACCTGGGTTTGGAAAAGTATTTGTAAAGTGAAAGAAAAGCTCAAAGATGGATTTAATGACAACATCTGGACCATGAGTCCTAAAGGATACTCTATCAAGGGTTCGTATGCCTGGCTTGCTCCTGCTCATACAACCCTTAACTGGACTGCTATTGTGTGGAATAATTGGAACATCCCAAAACACTCTCTGACTACTTGGCTTAGGATGCATGAAGGAATGAATGTGAAGAGTAAATTGTTCAGGTTTGGTTGCTGTGCAGATGACCGGTGTATTCTGTGCCAGAGACAGCCTGAAACAGTGGAGCATCTGTTCACAAGCTATGTGTATACTACCAGAATTCAGAGCCTCCTGTTACACTAGTTTGGAGGCACGTTCCCAATTGTAAACAGCTTGAGTGCAGATAACAGGAATACTATGCAGTGGAAGATTAAGGTTGCCATGTTCAATGCCTTCCATTACTACATCTGGTTtcaaataaacaatgcaaggatGAATGAATGGCTGCTAAGACCTGAAGTAGTTGCTGTTCGTATAGAGGAGGATATTAAGAGGAGAATTAAACAGAAATGTAGGGCTGGTGATGATCAGTCTGTTCTCCTTTGGCTGCAAAGTATGAAATTGGTATGATATGCTTGTAATAGGACTCGTTCCTAGCACCTCAtgtaattatatttttttttttatatgatatataatatactcatattacaccaaaaaaaactgggaaaattcatggaaattgtgaagaatttagaagtctcgattcttttcacggaattgatcaatcacgttcctgcctatgcaaagtacatgaaggacatccttatgaagaagaaatcaatccggaagtttgagactattgccttcactaaggtgagtagtgtcatccttcaagggagttcacctccaaaactcaaggatccgggaagtttctccattcaatgcactattggtgacactacaatcaataaagctttatgtgaccttggggcaagtgtaagtgtcatgccatattcggttagcaagaggctaggaataggagaactcaaatgcaccaacatcacgctttaaatggcggatagatcgacaaagacacctttaggggtatgggaagatgttcccgtgagaattggaaaattcttcatcccggtggatttcgttattgttgacatggaagaagactccaacattcctattatcttaggaagacctttcttgcacaccgcgggagcggtgatcgatgtgaagcatggagagctcacccttgaagtgggagatgaaaccatcactttcaatcttgacaagaccatgagagctccccgattgcatgagccatgttttatggttgatcactatagccagaacggtgataggaagaagttggaattttaATGGAAAAAGAAAGCGGATGATGCTTCATcaaaagaacaaggaaattgcaacaatgagagcttgaaaagctcacccatgacaagtgaagaagatggcctcattggccaagacaagaaagaaggagagttgtctctaacaactcaagaaatttttaatgatcaagtagacgaattttgcggtctttgggatgatgaatttgaagggatattcaatccctatattggtaatgctatgaaccaagaccatcatggagaacaacaagtgcaaaaatctattgaggacctttatcatgataatgagcaagctttcgactacttcttaaaggtgttgagtaacattgatacgtgcattttatatagtctttttagcctattttatgcacgtatttctatgcttttatcgtggttttatgctacgaaatgccccgaatatgctactttggtgtattttgtcttaattgcaggaatgaaccagaaagtagcgaaatcaagccttttaccgtccatttagcatgcatttggaggaagagtagatttggagcgggaaatattgctgtcttgggatgcgtgaaggtgtttcgggcattaaaaggacaagtcaaagtcaaactaacgagaattgtagctgctgaagtcaagacccacctgatcgagtgatttattactcgatcgagtggttttaggtgcaATACATAGTCGATCGAGTTgcttccttagtcgatcgaccagtccttaTTATGTAAtcggtcgatcgagcactatacatggtcgatcgagttgttttctggctgagtttgctcgatcgagtgatttctctactcgatcgagtggatattgatgacgggttgggcttttaagctttaattcgttaattaggtttaaccctacttctaatttcttataaataggagttagggacgTCATTTGTGATCATCTCCTTTTATCCGGGGACCCTTTGGACGTTACTTTTCCTCTGTtactatacactgttacttttattctgTTCATTTAGGATCTCTTTAATtgagtaattctttcttcctttctctctttttatttaatggttattattccctctccctctttatttattgctcttattaattctatgtctagctaaattccccgtagtatgttaggattagggaagccgtggtagcaatgttttaactgtattaaatagattagtcttgcgatagaattgtattaggcaatttaattgttatcaggtcgaatgagtgacatgcaggagacccataaatttagttaaccccgacctagatcgaaagattggaagggaaggcttgcttagttacgatagggtattgcagtgagggcgaaagttaagctgtttacactctagggcggtttaaggaccgaaaggtgacgaccatagctcttcttatcaatagtctaatcgccttaatattcccgatagtataagatctgatagctgccacggtggaccgactcctagcatactcccctctctcttgctgttaatttctcttatttatttccctcgctttagtctttagtttagaatatcaattcaaacccccacactgtgacaccctgacagaccgaattagacagatagatagcaacttagcctccctgtggagatcgaccctacttgccgctgacttctgttagcagtaacttaggtattttatttttggtgtagaaacgaccgcatcaaattttggcgccgttgccggggaggcaatctatttatttatttgtttaattttatctgtttttagcctcaggggatttttcccttgaggccgttttaatcttttgtttagtgctgttttgataggccttacaggtactacctagacaattctaggtgaaagacagtcaaagggaaggcttgagtacctttgactcaTCACcaatgtcccattatatggaacagcagGTGATCTACttcgggagatgtggttctgctgagcacaatgcagctgtagttgtgccgccacatccaccctatcaatggccaccgcaacaagatcctcctgatatacaagaagaagagattgcggagctgaaatccttattgcagacacttgcatctcaattgcaagatcgtgaccgagtgaggcaagatcatgatagacgcacttcttcgcgacttgaaaagctcgaaaCTAACATTGCCCAGTTAGCAGCTGaaatgcaagaagaagaggttgcagaactgaggtctttaatggagatacttgcatctcaaatCCAAAGTTATGACCGAGCGAGGcgagagagtgatagacgtgcggatgctcaaatcattgagctggagtctaaaattgctcagttaacagctgagtcggataattggcaaccagaagaggtataccttcgagagcggtttttcccatgcggaaaccgtgttgcccaatgccgaggatgacttttatgactcggacgacgagtttctatcacatttcattgccccacacgaggatttcattCAGATacgggaggaatcactcgatcgagtgacaattattggtcgatcgagtgattttccaggaggaagtgctcgatcgagtgaacattctactcgatcgagtgagatgcgggaggaagttggtcgatcgagtgattattctcgctcgatcgatcgaaatggccattgggagctttggttcgtcattttggtttgatttggatgacgagtccgacgatgatgaaggttacggtaaacctcccctattcacagccgagtcggatgcacttgaagctgcgatttacgggatggattccattcgaggaggttgatgaagaagcgattgagacggtaattgctcctagcacggaagaggtaataagctcttttacctatgagtccgtcattgagagcgaccgatctgaggtagtaaacgataattttattattgtttgttctaatagtattttgcctcgtttgactcgctgtttgtttcttttaaagttatacctcctctcatatggtcgattaatttaaagaattttcaccgtccttatcatctcaaaactgttaatctgaatcgggacccccatatattgacaattgctcccgcgctcctttattttgtagataaatttaggagcgctcataggaaatttgttagacttaaatgcttacataatttcatttcctatttctgtattccactttggtgctacttatctttgttgtgtagcacatgcgcagcctatttgacaaagttctttgcgcgctttgagctgttttgattgtgatcattagagaggctcgaagaaaaaggaggtcgagctgggacctgactgaagctagcgctacccgggaggcaacccggcgatttttattttgctttttatttacttttagttgtaataaatggttttataccatagacggtctcagttaagcttgtctttgttagttgcgggctgtttacattgcgtttttgcaggaaatacattgaggagccctcgatcgagtagtttttctactcgatcgaagcaTTTTGCTgctatattcactcgatcgagtgaaattgtactcgatcgaccacctgcagattagagaaccactcgatcgacctagctacctttcgatcgagcagttttgaatgcccatttcactcgatcgactgattttcttctgccatcgagtgtttttgacttggattagcttactgagacggttttccgggcccttagcaacctcccatttcatggtcggtttggggaggtccccttatttgcgcatcttgtgagttttttcgcatttactctctttctccttcagtttgcatttctttcccttttttttggtacaatgagggcattgtacggtttggtttggggaggttatgcatccatatctgtgtctgcattttgttttcattgcatttcagtcatcacgtttaatttcctgtttgcattgttatttatttcataaaaattcaaaaaattccataaaaattgaaaaattcggaaaatttcaaaatttcacgtttaatttagcatataggttgagtcggaacggtagatttcaatgatgaaattgcactgcatttgtctttctgcttaagccttgcattaaactgttatcttttagcattgtcttattgcatatctacgagtttatgtttaaatttagctgaacgaatagacttgacctgaaattttggcaacctacttataatttctaagatttagagccttataaactggtgtcattcatgaccagtttcatataggattgtgagtagttactccttgcataacatgttcatcaatttgcacatatatgaaattcaattgctttttgccgtcatacattcgggttagtggttggtgtcacatgcagggaggtgcttacattttccctttctttcatttttacccataaactccacattagccaaatttgccagttgacccttagctacatccaaatttagcctgccttgtcaagctagtttagattgtttttgcggtatactgtccattgtatcaagtttggctcatatctattgttttggagttggtaatttatgaagaaaaggaggaaaatagaaaacaaaagagttgaaaaaagacgtgaaaaagaagttgaaaaaaaaaaagaattcgaaaaaaaaagaagaaaccgaaaggaatgagaaagaagaaaaatgaaaaaaaatagaaaaagaaagaaagaaaaaaaaaggaaggagaaaaattcgaaaaaatgctgtttggttgacggtttctgctcctatgttctatcttatatcatatgaggagtgtttctagtttggtttggtgagattttatgccaaatgaagggcatgtgcttaatcccataattgcttaagaatcggatgttgatatatggttttgtttaggtactagcttgatcacctatacctccacattcccataattgttttgccttttcttacccattgcctcacttagccatattttttgtaagccctcggctgtgacaggaccttgttggttggaatgtatgtacggtagctagaattgtctatcatattagttgcatgcatgtttatgtgggtcgtagtctaggtgagcgactatttttcttcctctcttacatatatatgcttgccctttgcttcatgagagaagagtgacccgtgagagtccattattaaaggtcttgcaaggtcgacggttcagctacttttataaacatcttataactcgtttgcatttgactatttgctataagtgttagtttgcttgcattaaattggcttaagtgggcatttgtagctggctctgagttatcatttccgttccattagtttagttttgagtttactcgaggacgagtaaaggtttggtttggggagatttgatacgtgcattttatatagtctttttagcctattttatgcacgtatttctatgcttttatcgtggttttatgctacgaaatgccccgaatatgctactttggtgtattttgtcttaattgcaggaatgaaccagaaagtagcgaaatcaagccttttaccgtccatttagcatgcatttggaggaagagtagatttggagcgggaaatattgctgtcttgggatgcgtgaaggtgtttcgggcattaaaaggacaagtcaaagtcaaactaacgagaattgtagctgctgaagtcaagacccacctgatcgagtgatttattactcgatcgagtggttttaggtgcaATACATAGTCGATCGAGTTgcttccttagtcgatcgaccagtcccttatgtgtaatcggtcgatcgagcactatacatggtcgatcgagttgttttctggctgagtttgctcgatcgagtgatttctctactcgatcgagtggatattgatgacgggttgggcttttaagctttaattcgttaattaggtttaaccctacttctaatttcttataaataggagttagggacgTCATTTGTGATCATCTCCTTTTATCCGGGGACCCTTTGGACGTTACTTTTCCTCTGTtactatacactgttacttttattcctgttcatttccggatctctttaattcagtaattctttcttcctttctctctttttatttaatggttattattccctctccctctttatttattgctcttattaattctatgtctagctaaattccccgtagtatgttaggattagggaagccgtggtagcaatgttttaactgtattaaatagattagtcttgcgatagaattgtattaggcaatttaattgttatcaggtcgaatgagtgacatgcaggagacccataaatttagttaaccccgacctagatcgaaagattggaagggaaggcttgcttagttacgatagggtattgcagtgagggcgaaagttaagctgtttacactctagggcggtttaaggaccgaaaggtgacgaccatagctcttcttatcaatagtctaatcgccttaatattcccgatagtataagatctgatagctgccacggtggaccgactcctagcatactcccctctctcttgctgttaatttctcttatttatttccctcgctttagtctttagtttagaatatcaattcaaacccccacactgtgacaccctgacagaccgaattagacagatagatagcaacttagcctccctgtggagatcgaccctacttgccgctgacttctgttagcagtaacttaggtattttatttttggtgtagaaacgaccgcatcaaacatcaacaacaccttgaacatgcccccttgacatctcacatagGATAAGAGTTTGGTGGactcctccctaaaccaccatttgtaaatattctaactccctaacttgcatttcaattattacattgcatttttgtcatttttggatttatatttttgtgccttgatcaagatattcataattttgagagaagtgagggagggacttatgattttattgatgtgtagtgctttaccttaatGTGAGGATAGCAATTGcataggctattcatgcctttgtagtgcccctacaatgaagaacacgagaatcgaagaatgaaaattacacgggttacgaagtacccacagatggacctgaatccgtgtggtcaaggaagaatcTGAGCGGCCAaatggacaatccgctcgtcctaaaGAAACCCGAGCATCCCAGTCATCAGACGCTCGTCTGGTAGAGCTGCAGAAAACAAAAACCTGATCTGAcaatgaatccgagcgtctcagctgagaatccgctcgtctcattctAGACGGTCATCCTtcacaaaagacgctcgtctttttgctgcaaaattctgggattttctctgtaaatgaatccgagcgtccacccagaaagacgctcgtcccaccacaaagaatccgctcgtctttccaaaaagacgctcgtcctgtggcgtcttttTCTGAGCCAAattttgaagaatccgagcgtcccgacacctggtccactcgtcttcccctgcagtttcaaatataacgggtcttttaaagccctcttctcccattcattctcatttcttcaaacatacaaacactaaccaaaacccaaaaaccccaaaccctcatcctctccatcaacaaaatcaaatttcctcaaccaaactcaaccaaatcaaatccaaacttcctcacaacaaaaattaatcactccttttgcaacaacaagtgattcaaacaccaaaatcttcaagttttgagtcgatttttaggatacaaagcaacattcattcatcctaaatcgatttgggcattactaaaaattgaagatttcaatctttcattgatgtaatcaagcaaaggagaatggcaagaactaaaggaggcaacaaggcaccccaaaagaagacactttccaaaaggcaactagttcttcaagcaaaacaattgtcaaaggcattggtagtccatgaggcaaggttagaggttcaacaacaagatccctcctatggaagctataacatcaacaactccggtcattgaataattatccaattatccggaggtaactttcacttccgactctcatagggagaaattcattctctttgctaagaaaaccatcatgcctactaagtttatttgtgaagatgcattgtcaaagttgggtgttcttgaacaaaccaaaaccttctttgagtctatgggattgggtaaattgtttgcaatgaaagaattgacatacccctccctcgcCTTGGAATTtgtaagttctttgaaagtcacaagggtggagactcgaaccaacatcgagtttcgtcttgaaaatgttgatagacgtataacttatggcgaattgggtaagatattagaCCTTGGTGtaacccgaaatatacaaagactcctatcaagtatgaccccgctcctctttggatggcaatttccggaaagaaattcatacgctttcatgattgtcgtgctctcctagtccaccatccgggcattagagtatgacataaggtcattgggaatgctttgatagctagaaatggcacaaatcatcttaccaaactcgattgtattcttcttgagtcggccttgaacattgggagggaatttaccaagccatacaatgctctaagacttttggttgaacgatggcttaatgtcgattgtggcaaacaaggcaccgcctttattgtcaatggaggactagttacccatttggctaatcatttcaaccggaatttcaacaacaacaacacttatgtgccggttaaaggagtccatcttattgatatggacaccatgattcacaagtttaagtgggtcaagcacgacactcttgacaacaaatatgggtggttaacaaatgaagcttcaccttgccttccaaaatttgccgattgaatgttcaccgaccaaactaccttctcccactctccgaagagactgagtatatcattcaacaacaaaggggcgaaattgctgagccctcctcctccattatcaccccaccttacccatttgaataccacgagttcaaacccaaagatgtcaAAGTgataaatgattacttgactctactcatgagggaaatgcataagcaagcttacaatgatagagtggatgcttacaaggcctaatatccgcccctcctacatctagctaggcaaggacttcttgatccgtcttgtcctttgcctagttgggcggatagggaaatattctttcctagcattcctagtggtggtagaccgggtggagaggagatggttgttgaagagggtggtgaccaacaaggagaagaagaagaagtccaagaagaggaagaggaaagtgaggaagaacaagcaagtgaaagtgagagtggacatgattccacatctatggaggttaatgatgcctcaagagaggaagataatgatgatgatacgatgggtgaggattagcaaacttttgaggctcctacattcttacacctcccttatagtttgtctacttctcttgtttttattttatcttgatcattttgtggattcctagcaacattggaggactaacaccttggcttcattaaggtgttcattattattgttcccgactcgtaaaatccaaaatgacaatcatgcatattcatgtgcataaactcccccgaaattcatgacattagaaataatgtctattttggtttggggaagtccatgcatatgcattgggagctaatttaaattatgctctccaccataacaaaaacacatgcatcatgtagtgtagtttagtatagtttgtatttagtttagaaatcatgcatattcattgcataatttcctatcgtattggccattgaggacaatgcccatactagtgtggggatgggaaattctaacatgacttttattcaaaatccaaaaaaatcaaatatttcgaaaaatacaaaaaaattgtaaaattgaaaatccaaaaacaagttcatttcctttgtagtatagtcttgtatatattgttttgtatatattgtgtttgttcatacttgttcacattgattacctacgccacatccgagacatgaggatattgaagaccgcgtggtatgatctttccaatctcatttttcctctttatgttaatgactatgtggctttattttgattgatgcggtataaacaatgtgaatttaggattgcatttagattatttggcatattagttggtagaagtatATGCATTAgaatgtataaatgttagttgcatcatggaatatagttgcattt from Silene latifolia isolate original U9 population chromosome 3, ASM4854445v1, whole genome shotgun sequence harbors:
- the LOC141649474 gene encoding uncharacterized protein LOC141649474, yielding MVARIRGLGAKKLSYAGRVTLINVVLNTLQNYWAQMFIIPKSIINHIMAICRNFLWDGSPDYHRVPLVAWDKVTLPKKEGGLGIKKADTWNVATVGKLVNWIYCKADRLWIKWINDVYIKNQEWHSYSPPTDATWVWKSICKVKEKLKDGFNDNIWTMSPKGYSIKGSYAWLAPAHTTLNWTAIVWNNWNIPKHSLTTWLRMHEGMNVKSKLFRFGCCADDRCILCQRQPETVEHLLSADNRNTMQWKIKVAMFNAFHYYIWFQINNARMNEWLLRPEVVAVRIEEDIKRRIKQKCRAGDDQSVLLWLQSMKLV